The Pelmatolapia mariae isolate MD_Pm_ZW linkage group LG2, Pm_UMD_F_2, whole genome shotgun sequence sequence TTGTGTGTATTAATTGTTTTAGTGGGAAATATTCCGTATGAAGCCACAGAAGAACAGCTGAAAGACATCTTCTCTGAAGTCGGACTTGTTGTCAGTTTCAGGTGAGTGAAGGAACGCACTAGACGTGGTCCTCTCTGAACTAACACGTTTTATAGGGTTTTAATAAGTCCTTTTACACAGTCTTAAATGTGGATTGTTCCCTTTTCTTGTACTTAGGTTAGTGTATGACAGGGAGACAGGAAAGCCAAAGGGATATGGCTTCTGTGAATACCAAGACCAGGAGACTGCCCTCAGTGCCATGCGAAACCTGAATGGGAGAGAGTTTAGTGGTCGGGCTCTCCGTGTTGACAACGCAGCCAGTGAGAAGAACAAGGAAGAGCTGAAAAGTAAGTTTTTAATTTCCTCTCGAGTTTGTTTAGGTAAGCTGCTGGTCATAATCTGTTCCAATACCCAAGCTATTTTTGTCTTGCACAGGTTTGGGAACAGGAGCCCCCATTATTGAGTCTCCTTATGGAGACAGCGTCCAGCCAGAGGAGGCCCCAGAGTCCATCAGCAGAGCAGTAGCCAGTCTGCCACCTGAGCAGATGTTTGAACTCATGAAACAGATGAAGGTAGGGTGTCCCCCCTCATATACACTTATAACCATCTCCAGAGAGGAGTTTGAGATTGAGGTTTCTCTACTGTACTCTCGGTGAGAGGTGAACTTATCAGTAGTAGAATCATCTATCAAATGGGTAGTCTGTGGTGCATTTAAGAATTAATTTGATGACTTCATGTTCAGCTCTGTGTAAAACGTTATGGTCTCCTGTACACAGCCAAATTTAATAAAACCTCTCGTGTTTGAGCgtttaaaaaatgcatgaaaCAACAGTAAgtcttaaaaagtaaaaaattagTTTTCCCAGATGACATAATCTAAAACTGTATGTATGAGGCTCCTTactctttttttattgtcagtAGTAAGGATGGTGACAAATGTTTCACACAGTCTGAATCACCTCCAGCTTGACTGTATGCAGATGCTCCTCCTTCCCTTTCATTAACAGAGGCTGTGCTGTGCAGCCTGCCACTCTCAGCTCTGCCAGTGAAGCCTCGTCTTTGCACAGCTGGTAGTCTGCTTCATTAAGCCCAAAGAAACACCACACTGCAGACGTCTGTTGCTCTACTCAGAAAGTCATTTGTTTCACCAAAAGCTTGTGTCAGTAGGACCGCTCCAGATGCTGATTGGAGTCAGTGGCTCCAGATTTAATAGTAGTGGTATTTCTGCAGATTTTGGTCTAATTCCTGTTTGTTATGGAGTTATGTCTGAGTCATGAGTGGGTAGCAAAAAGTGGTGGTGGGATTAAAAACCAgagtgtggttttttttgttttaagtcTTTTAGGATATAGTCAGAAATTTTTCTTGTAGTTTCTAAAATCAGATCCTGTTGgtttcaaaaaaatatttttctctctccctctccagcTGTGTGTGCAAAACAGTCCTCAGGAGGCACGGAACATGCTGCTGCAGAACCCTCAGCTGGCCTACGCTCTGCTGCAGGCCCAAGTGGTCATGAGGATTGTTGATCCTGAGATAGCCTTGGTGAGAATGAAGAGATGAGTCACAGTCAGAAGACAGTTGTTCTCGACTCAGTAAATGTTTATTCTGTCCTGCATTTTAAAGCCAAAGCAagcagtatttttattttatttttttatgttcccCTCACTCCTTGTATAGAAAATGCTCCATCGTCAAACAACAGTCCAGCCTCTGATTCCCAGTGGACAGGGCGGAGGAGCACCGACGGTCACTTCTCCACCTACACAGCCCACCATGCCCGTGTCTCAGCCAGTGTCTCAACCTGTGGTAAGCAGAACATATCTTTTGTCATATTACTGTGTATTCTCTTCAACAAAATGTTCCCATTGTGGGTCCTGAAAAATGTACACGCATGCACGTGTTGCTGGGATGGCTGTAGcccaggaggtagagcaggtcatctactaatcaaaAGGTTAGAAGTTCAGTCTGGCTTCTCCAGCCTGCATGGCTAGTATCCTCGGGCAAGATACTGAGCCACAAGTTGGTCTCTGATGCATTCATTGatgtatgaatgtgtgaatgttagatagaaagcaatTAGGTGTAGAAAaaatgcttgtatgaatgggcaaataaggcatgttgtataaagtgctttgcgTGCTTAGAAAAGCATTGTATATGAACCATTTCATTTTCCATTTACCATGGAGTGAATAAATACTGGTGAAAGGATCACAAAGTCTGGCCCACCAAAAGTCCCGGTCTGGCTTtctaaagtgtgaaaatgtgtggggtggaaagtttaaaatatttctAGATCTCAACAAGTAGTTTGCTTGAGGTGTTTAAGTCTGTCCCAGCTGAGAGTGGGTGATAGGCCAGGTACATCCCGGACACGCACCAAGTCTATCACCGGGCTAACACAGAAAGACCATAATTCACGCTCACACTAACACCTACAGCCAGTTTAGAATCATCAGTTAACCTAAGATGCATGGGTGCACTTGAACAATTCATTTTGCTTATGAAGTTAAGTCCGTGGTGATCCGAATTCTCAAAATGATAAGGAACGGCTTCAGTGCTTCTTTTATTACTTCCTTTAGTAGATCATACGCTGAACCAACCTTTATGAAAGGAAAGTAGATCAATTTTATCTCATAATTCATAGCGAAGGACCATCTGAGCGTTCCTGAAAAACGATCAACATAACTGATAAAGTAGACCTGATCATGCAAATGTTATTTGTAAGTGCATTTTCCATTTCCATAACCTGGtgatatgtttttaatttttctgttaAACCCACTGGTTGTCTGTGAATAGGAGTTGGTTTGCATGAGAAGCGCAGATTTATATGTTCTCTAAATCCTGATCATACGCTGCATTAATTGATCTCAGTGCATTTGTTGTTTTGCCAGCTTTTAGGATTATCATCAATGAATTTTCACTTAGAGCCACCTTAGATAAGTGCTGGATACAGGGAATTTCATAGAGATCCTAAACAAGGAGGAGGGAATGAGTTGGATCAGTCTTCAGTAGGAAAAATAAGATGCTTTTCATTTTATAGGCTTTAAAGTTCCAGCACCTGTAATGATATGATGTTTTTCCCCAGTGGTTCTTGTTTATATGACCTGGACGAAACAACAATATAAGAACACTCTGGGGTGAagtaaaatgtgcattttttaaTACATCTTTTGGACATTGTAGTTTCAACACTGCACCGTCACATTGTTAAAGAGCCTAGTGTATGTGCATTTGGATTCTCTGAGCACCACGCTTCTCTATTTCTAAGTCCTTATAACTTCCCCTTCACACCTCGTAGCTTTTTCACCGAGGTTAGGGAAAGGTGATTAGGAAAAGGACGCAGGAGGTTATTTTTGGGGGGCTGCTCAACTATACTACACGTTTTGGGGATGTGGGAGGAAACAAGAGAAACCATGCAGGGAGAACAcagaaactccacacagaaaggccccagatGACTTGAAGGTTTGAACCAAGAATCTTATTGTTGTGAGGCAACGTCTGCACCACCATGTGGCATGGCAGTTTGTGGGTTAGTCCATTACTACATTTTAGAACAAGGATTTTCTGCTTTGGTTTAAAAAGAAAGTCACATCCACACAAGCACTGTattgaaaaaaaccaaaccaaaccagtGTCCGGTACTGTCAAGCAGCAGATGGCGATATAACCcttaaccgtgtagaaatgttggccaatcagatgcCTTGGGGCAACAATAACACAGGGTAGACTATGATACCAAAAAAGGAGGCACACACCTTTGACAGTGCAAGAGAAAATTTTTGGTTTCCTTGTTTACACAGAACCTGAGATTTGTTTGAGATTTGTTAATTTTTCAGTGACCTAAAATGGCTCTGTGTGGGGAAAAGCCCAAAGCACGCTTTTTTATAAAAAGCTACGTTTTTATAAAATACCTGTGTCGGTGTGGTCAGGGTGGAATTATAGAAAGGTAAAACCTACATGTAAAGGTTTTGTTCCTTTGTAGATCCCCTGTGAGCTGTAAATTTTAATAGCAGCAGTCTAACTATGAAAACACCAACACAATGTTGAAATTGTGCTATTTTCTTTACATCTTAAAGCTGTTTGTTATCTCTTTTGTAAGTGAATGGCTCAATAAATGTGACTATACTTTGTGCTGTAGGAGAGGAGGTCCCGCCCATTTGTGGTCAAACAGTGTGAATGTGGCCCATTagctaaaatgagtttgacacccctgctgtaaGCAGTGCCTGATGGCAATGCTACTGCTTGTAGATTGGATGTTTTGCTACAAAGTTAGTCCAGAGCTGGCAGGAGTTCCAGCCCAAGCAAGAGCTCCATGCTTGAATTCATTCGTCTGATCTCAAACGACTGAGAAATGGAGCAAACATGCAGACAGAAATGTAACATAAATGTCACTTAACATGTTTTTGTCCTCAATGAGGGGATAAATCACCATATGTTCTCTTCTTTATAGATAAAGTTTTAGGAGATattatttccattcatttcttaatcatttttattttgttatatccTCAGCCCGGAATGCATGTCAATGGAGCACCCCAGATGATGCAGCCCCCTAACATGGGAGTTGTCCCTGGACCCATGCCTGTACCAGGACCTGGGCCTGGACCGGGACCAGTTGGACCTCCAGGTAATCATCAGACCATATGCACGCTTGAAATGGCAGAAGTTGTGAAATTGGTTGTGGTAGTGTGACTCTGGCCACTTGTAGtataaagttacacaaacaaaccatAAATACAGGGCGGGTATATATCTCTAAGACATTAACTTTATAAAGCCATTAAACATTCAATAATCTACAATTGTTACAAATGTTCCAAGCATGTAAATGAATAAGCTGCATGAAGGCATGACTTAAATTTGAAAACCTGTCATATTTTATTAGCTGTTTTCTTTGGTGTATAAAACAATCACCAATAATGCTAATGTTTGTCGGTAGACGGCAGTAATTGAAAAGCAGTTTTTCAGTGCAGTGTTTCCTATTAGACAAAAGTGGATTCAAAAAGTATTTACCCCCTTTCTGTTTTTgcatacattttaatttaaagtggATACAATTAGCATTATTTCTAGATTGGTCTTTGTAAAACGGTAATCTCAAAAGCTGAGATCTGTCATTTCTATTAGTTATCTCATGATTACTGTGGCAGTCATACTGTAGCCGGTAATTAGTATAACCACATATCCAGATGTGACTTATGTAGAATCTGAAGAATTTTGGTACCCAAAACTTTCTGGTGTCCAGTTGTTATTAGAGGATTTTTGTTCAGTTACCACTCCATGTGGTGAGTAGATTGGCTCAGGATTCAGAGGAGCACTCTGTGTGCCTCGTGATGTGCCttatatttgctttttaaaattcatcTCCATTCATAATCTGACACAGTCAGCACATGTAATGGGAAGTCGTGGCCTGGATATCGGTTATCTGTTATCTCGACATCAGCTGGCTAATCCGGAAGCCTGAAACATTGACCCCAGACATTAGCTGATGGGTTCCCAGATTCTGTGCATCTTATTTGCTTTAATTATTCTTGAGGTGTGTCTAAggctttttctgcatttacaccggtgttttttaaagtggttcgttttcatgtgttttggcCTTCGTCCACATGCAAACACAGTTTTTGTTCTGAAAGTGACCTTTGGGAAACGCCTTCCTTTGCTTCATTGATGCGCAGAGGTTTTGGCACGTGATGTCAGAGACTGTGGTTTTaccttttttatttacattaataaaaaaggacatttacatttatttacacaTGAAGTGGTTTTTCCCAATAGGTTCTCACTGGCCAAAGTTTGTGGCCCACAAACTCTGGGGCAGGGACCGCTGGTGGGGCTTAGAGCCACCACAGGTAGAGCATGCACGACCAAGGGCAAAATATACACCGAAGTTAACTTTAGGTTGAGTTTGTTGATTGTGAAATGCTggccttttttcccccattttttttaatagcaatTCACCAAATTcaaaaatatctaaaaaaaaaaaatctaaaatttgTGGGATCTGCACAGTGAGGACTTTTTCCCCCACCTTCTAAAGTGGGGCAGCCAAAACTGCGTTGTGTTTACATGCTTTTGACAgcacttcaatttttttttcttttctcattttcttgtAGACAGACAGATTTCTGTGCATGAAGGTTTACAAACCCAAACACATGTGGCCTGCATCTAGAACTTGATTTGAAGTCCATCTGTAGCATGGATTAGAAAGGCACACCTGTTTTTACTGGATCCTGAAATCCAAACTGTTTGCTAggatgagggaaaaaaaagataagacaTGAGGTCCATTTAACTCTATAGACCATTGTGATAAAATTGTTCCAAGGCATTGATTGAAAACAGGGGTTTCTTCTGTGTAACACAACAAGAAGAGCCTCATTATTTGAGGTGACCAAGAACCCAACAATCAGAGTTTGCATTTCCACCCAGAGAGTTCAGGTTTTGTCTCATCAGACCAGAAAATCTTTTCCTTCATGCTGATGGAGTCCTTTTAAATGCAGTTCCATGCAACTCTAGTGGAAGATTAAATCTACATGATAATTTCTTGCAAAAAAGGAAGGGGATCTGAATACTTACTGAATCCACTTAAGTCCAAACTTTGCACATGTCATGGCTCATTTGGATCAGTAGGTGTCACCACAGTCATATAAATAGTGGAAGTTTATCCACAACGATATACGCCATGTGTCCTCGTTAtcatcttctgtttttgttttatcttaaATCTTGTATGCCATCTTGATGATTTTGTAAAAGTTCCCTCTTCTTCACCCTTCTGTACCTTTATTTGTGCATGAGATGATTTCACGAGCGTGCTAAAATGGTGCTTTGCCCTCTTGAGTCTTGTCTCCTGTTCTTCTCACTTTAATGCTGGCTCAGGAAACCTTCAGCATTCTCCCACAGGATCGTCTGGTCAAGCTGCTATCGAGCGGCCTCAAGGTATCACTGTACCTCCTCGGTTCTTCAGTCAGGTCGCAGCCCTGCTAAGCAGTGACACTTTTCAAATATACAGCATATATTTTTGACAGCATTTCCACTATAGATAAAAATGACTCATCACACATGCAGCCTTTAGAGAAGTTCATAAATCTGTGTATATAATTATTACAATCTCAGAGCATTACCACAGCTACACAGGAATATACCAGGTCATGAGTATGGAGAAAGTGTGTATGAAAgtgcgttgttttttttttttgtttgtttgttttttttccttttgcatcATTACCTCGTCAGTAGAGGAAGTGGTGACAGCTGCAGAGTACTGTGCCATCATTTGGTTTTAAATTCTGATCACCTCCTTCCTATTTTAGTTGTAAAGAAGTGCATGCAGCACttcttagaaaaaaaacaaaataaattatagtaAAAGCATTAATCAAAAAGAAATGTGGCGAAATACCTCTGATGCTTGGTTGTAGATGTTCTGAGCATGTTAGTGAATGTAAaatcaatgttttgttttttgttgttgtaaagATATGCACAGTTGGGCTGATCAGCTCCAGATAACAGCAGCTGGGACCAGTTTGTGCAGATGGTGCAGGTGTTCAGCCTTCAGCTTACTTGTCATCCTGCACGGTGGAGCTTGATGTATTATCATGACAAGGAGTACTGATGAGATTTCATGGAGCGTTTATGTGATATAAAAGGAAGTTTAGACCGCCTCATAGTGACCTGCAGGTGCATCTGACGTCCCAGTTGGTATTGTTCCTACAACCATGTAATTATTGTTGTTCCAGGATCGTCATCACAGCCGCTTCAAAGTGTAAAATGCAACATTGTACGTGTAAAGAGGAGACTGGGGCGGATCAGTGGATCCATCTCACTTGGGATACCTGAGTTTATGTGCTGTTTGAGTTTTTTATaagttattatatttatttatttaatctctctctctgttgtaGTTTGGTTACTTTTAGGCACCAGAACAGTGCTGAACGTTTCAGTAAAAGTTGTTTGGGTTACATTTTCACTAACTATAAAAATCTGCAGAAACCGCTGAGGACAAATGTGTCAACAAATCCTAGTTGACAGCTTTGTGACACACCCCACCCACATTATGTGAATTGTTTTTACAATGGTTcgagaaggttttttttttaattctttttgtctgcttcctgGAAGCCTAACTTAAACTAATGACGTCACGGCAGTGTAACCGGGAATTTGTAATGATAGTCCTCGAGCAACATTAATCATGATGTTGTAGGAACAACAGTAACACGGGAATATCAGATAGCGGTACAAGTTCAGGTGTAATTGCAAGGTGGGTCATCTGAGTTTGGATCTAAACACTGGTCAGACAGGGTACACGGCCAGGTAATGGCTACACAGTAAGACCTTGAATCCTAAATGGGTGTTATCTGATTTCCACAGAACTGCAGCTTCTTCTGTACTTCTTGTCCTCGACATGTTTTTAGCTAGTTTTATCTGTCTCCTTCGTTTTTTTGCTCCTCTGTTCGAAATTTAAcagaatacaaatgaagttAAAAGCTTTCAGTCACTACTTTATTTGGGGGATTACAGAGTGATCAGCAGATTCTGCTGTTTGAAATTTGGCAAAGTTGGAAGGAGACTTGAGCTCCCATTGATCCAGACTGATGGATGTCGACCAGAGGAGATCTCCTGCTCGACACTTGTGCAATCTTAGTTTTTGAGGGGGTGGCgggacatttttcttttctgcccaAAAGGCCTGCTCATTCTAATTTTCTCTGTTTATGTTACATTTTTAGCCGTGGCGCTGTTGCCATGGCAGTTTGGGCAAATTTGGGTTAGCGAGCCAGTGGCGTGGTGTTTCTCATCCATACACCTGTGTGCTTGCAGATATCTGACAaaaatgatttgattttaattatCAAACGAGATCTGTTTctaaaattgtaataaatgatacTCACTGACTGCTGAGTTTTACAGAGCTACCACTCTTTTCTATAGAGTTGAGCCTGAAGGGTAACAAGTTCAGATGTGAGATGTTTATTATTGATAAAGACGGTTTATGGCAGTTGCTAAAGATAAAGATGAAAGCGGTGAAATTTCTCATACAGTGAAAGCCCTCTGTGTTAGCAGCATTCATTATTTGAAAAGGCACATGTCATTTGCACTAATGGAAAGAGACTACTTGGCCTTCTTTTTACTCCAGGAAAGCTTAGTCACTTGATAATGACATGAAATTGCTGGCTTTGCTTTCAAGCTGGACAGTACTGTTAAGAAGCGTATTACAATGAAGCTGCTTTGCTACTCTCTTGATTGGctcttgtttgtgtttgtaagcATCACTTATCGCTTATGAAGTGAGGCTGAAGCcagttcagtttaaaaaaacaaacaaaaaacccacagctATCAGAGCCCTTTTGGAGAGAGTGTAAACAGGTTATTGTGTTATAGACACAATTTTCAGATTGCTAAACACTTGACACACATCATAGAACTGCTGTTGTTTAAATAGGACGGCTATATCCGGGCTATGCTTGTTAAAAATGTGGCTGTGCTGTAGTTAGCTTTTACTACACTGGAGAGTGACTGGAGTGATATGTCACCATTTGTATCCCAGCGATACAAAGAGACACGCTTCCATGCAGTCCTCCAAGAATCCTCACTGCATGTCTCTTGAACCAGATGATGTAAGCAACTGGCGAATATTGATTGGCTGACAAGTGGGCGTAATAGAGAGGGGAACAATAGTGGAGTTGATCTAGAATGGGAGAacgacaaaaataaaaaaaacttcaaagatCCAGAAAATAAAGCATGATAAGCACAGGCGATGGTTGATTTGGACACTCTTCATTGGTTTTAACTACCTGTTTTGCTTCAGCTCCTTGAATGTTGGTCAGTCAGATGTAGCGCAGAGCTAATTTCAAACATACAAGTACCCTCAGACCGGTTGTTGCACATACTTTGTACACTGCCTCAATCTGACAACAGAGCTCACTGCACGCAAAGGGGCAGCACCTGGAGTGGAGCAGACAGCATACACGCCACCTCTGCAAGACCATAAATTCTGCTTGAGACGATTCGAGCCccagctggggcctttctgtgtagaGTTGCATGTCCTCTCTGTGCCTCTGTTTGTTCCAGGCAAGGTCCAAAGCATGCATGTTAAGTTAATTGgcgattctaaattggctgtagaaGTGAAGTAGATAAAGAGCTTTACATGTATAGAATAAAGTGTTTTATTAACGTATACTTATGCATGATTCATAGTCTGCTGCAGTTGGTCAGTTAGACTAGAAAATTTATAAATACAAATTACATCAGATTGCATTATAAGCGTACCCTTGTGTGCGCACCTCCCCCTTCACACATCAAGCACAATTTAGTCGAAATATGAGAACTGCTCATTCAAACCAGCGCAGACACGGCGTTGCTCTTACTCGGGTGCCCAGCAATAATCTTGACATGTTTGAAGGTGAATATATGACCAGTTGCTGTTGTTCTATATAATATAAACGcattacatacatatatacagagCTTCACAGTTAACAATACTATATGTGAGGAACTAGTTGGCACTGCTTGACATCTGGAATACCATCTGCTTAGCTGTCATGACACTCTTCTACAAGTGCTGCTGAGAGGACTGTAAACAATGGAGTTGGTGCCGCTCTGCTGCACAAACACAGTAGCGTTACACTGACAAGGAGCCCAGATGATCTTTATCTTATCAGTTTCTTCTAAATTCGTTTTCCTTAGAGTAAATCAGAAGACATTAGCTTTCCCCGATCAACAGAAAAAGATCTATTCATTTGTAATGAATATATTTCTGCTTAAGTGCAGTAAATTAGCCTAATTTGCACTGAGCTAACTGATGGCATCATTATAGGTTGTTGCCTTAATGCTGTAACGCCGTATAAATGGACTATGAGACATCCATTGTTCTTGATCTTTTCTCTGCATGCCTCTGTTCGCCATGCTTTCATGGCCAAATAAGTAGGCGAACACTCTCAAATCAGCTTTCTGTATACGTGTGGGagcagagtttttctttttcttgttttgtttttatatattagCTTTCAAATCTTTAGATCTGTATATTAATGCTGATGAGACCACAATGCTCTACCCTTCctcctctttgtgtgtgtgtgtgtgtgtgtgtgtgtgtgtgtgtgtgtgtgtgtccgtgatGTATCCGTGTGTTGTGACCTTGTTCTGTGGCAGTTTGCTGTGGCCTTTGTGCAGTTTGAGCTAACTGTGTAGGTTTTTTCTTCTGAGCAAACACTCAGCTTTTTAGGAGTGTACGTGGTTCTTCTTAACTGGAATTTCAGCCCTTGGAGCTTTGAAAGTCATTCTTTATGATGACACATCTCCATTTCTTTTCACTAATTAACTGGCAGATGTTTCGTGTGTCATCTGTATTGTGTATGTGTTGTGGTTAAATTTATGAATTTTTCCTCTAAGGACCAGGCGGTATCCCCCCAAGAGGCCTACTGGGAGATGGTCCCAATGACCCCAGAGGAGGAACTCTGCTGTCTGTCACTGGAGAGGTCATAGACCCCAAGTAAGACATCCCATTTTACCTTAACAATACATTTGGGTGTGACTTTTAGGAGTGTCAGTTCCAGTCATTGATGTTGCAAGACTAAAGTCTTTATTTTGTCCTGGCTGATTTGGGGGAAATGTAATATTAAAGAAAGGTAAACAACAACTGAAACGCAAGTCTGGTCTCTGGCTGCACAAAACAGCAGGACACGGAAGATGGATGTGTCAGCTTGTCAACAGAGATGCTCACTGTATCTGCTGCCTTCTGCTTTAATAGTTCTCCAGGtggaaaaatataaattaaaagatGTATATTTTGTTGGATTCTTTTTCACGATTCACTAACACATGCATCTAATTTCCTGTGACtggttttcttaaaaaaaaatccaccctTCATCAGTGATGATAAAGCCCTACTCTACTCTACTACTGACCACAAATACTACTATATAGTAAAATCTGTGCTTAATATAGTTTGAGTTTTAATGCTAGACTATATCAAAGACCACTTTATGGTCTAAAAACTATGACTTATGCTGcgttagttttaaaaatgtttaacttCTCTCATTTTGTGTGCGTTTAGCCGGGGTTACATGGGACCTCCACCCCCCCACCAAGTTCCGCCTGTACACATGCCACAGATGGTAGGTGCACCCCCTCCAGATATGAGGCCTCCAATGGACATGAGAGGCCCACCCATGGGTGAACCGCGGAACATGATGGTTGACCCCAGGGCGGCCCCCATGATGGAGCCACGTGGACCCCCTATGGAAGCCAGAGGTACCTGCCCCTATGAGGCGTCATAGTTTGAGAAAATCTCGTACTTTGAGGGTAAATTCATCTGATTATGAGCACTTATGACAGTATTATGTGTCCTTATACAGGCCGTGATCCAAGGGCGATGGATGCTCGTGTTCCAGTTACGGGTCAGA is a genomic window containing:
- the cstf2 gene encoding cleavage stimulation factor subunit 2 isoform X1 yields the protein MANVSAANAAAAVAAAAANRDPAVDRSLRSVFVGNIPYEATEEQLKDIFSEVGLVVSFRLVYDRETGKPKGYGFCEYQDQETALSAMRNLNGREFSGRALRVDNAASEKNKEELKSLGTGAPIIESPYGDSVQPEEAPESISRAVASLPPEQMFELMKQMKLCVQNSPQEARNMLLQNPQLAYALLQAQVVMRIVDPEIALKMLHRQTTVQPLIPSGQGGGAPTVTSPPTQPTMPVSQPVSQPVPGMHVNGAPQMMQPPNMGVVPGPMPVPGPGPGPGPVGPPGNLQHSPTGSSGQAAIERPQGPGGIPPRGLLGDGPNDPRGGTLLSVTGEVIDPNRGYMGPPPPHQVPPVHMPQMVGAPPPDMRPPMDMRGPPMGEPRNMMVDPRAAPMMEPRGPPMEARGRDPRAMDARVPVTGQRVPIAPGMQGPVPHTMGPNAPPPARPGAGISGVPPSGGGFSPGQNQVSTQDQEKAALIMQVLQLTPEQIAMLPPEQRQSILILKEQIQKTASGAP
- the cstf2 gene encoding cleavage stimulation factor subunit 2 isoform X2, with translation MANVSAANAAAAVAAAAANRDPAVDRSLRSVFVGNIPYEATEEQLKDIFSEVGLVVSFRLVYDRETGKPKGYGFCEYQDQETALSAMRNLNGREFSGRALRVDNAASEKNKEELKSLGTGAPIIESPYGDSVQPEEAPESISRAVASLPPEQMFELMKQMKLCVQNSPQEARNMLLQNPQLAYALLQAQVVMRIVDPEIALKMLHRQTTVQPLIPSGQGGGAPTVTSPPTQPTMPVSQPVSQPVPGMHVNGAPQMMQPPNMGVVPGPMPVPGPGPGPGPVGPPGPGGIPPRGLLGDGPNDPRGGTLLSVTGEVIDPNRGYMGPPPPHQVPPVHMPQMVGAPPPDMRPPMDMRGPPMGEPRNMMVDPRAAPMMEPRGPPMEARGRDPRAMDARVPVTGQRVPIAPGMQGPVPHTMGPNAPPPARPGAGISGVPPSGGGFSPGQNQVSTQDQEKAALIMQVLQLTPEQIAMLPPEQRQSILILKEQIQKTASGAP